The nucleotide sequence TCGTGCTACAGCAAGTTCACGGCGACTTTGGCGATCTCCCTCTCACACTACTCGAGGGGATAAAGCGGTCGTTAGACCTCAAGCATGAATACATCTTTTATGAGTTTGCTCTCGATGCCAAAACTCGAATGGCCAATAAGGACTATGTTGCCGCATTGCTTTATTCTGTGATCGCGTTGGAAGGAGCGCACGCTGCGATGTTGCGGCTCGGATTGCAGAGTCGGTTTATGCATATCCTGGATGAAGAAGAGCGGAACAAGGTCGTTGAAAGCCGAGTCGCGGACCTACTTCGCACCGAGGGATTGTTTGTTCTTAATCAATTGACCCCGTTCTTGTTCATGGAAGAGAATGAACGGCCGTCGGCTAACGAAATAAACGCATGTGCAACGGGGATCACCATGCGGAATGCGATTATGCATTCAATTAGAAAGAAAGGGAGATACCGACTTCGACAATGGTCGAACAGAGAAATCACCGACGCGTACAGTGACGTCTTGGCTGTCTACAACAAGTATGTCAGAGCGATTGAAGCAAGGTCGTAGATTCCAGCCAATAGCCGGGCTCACACACTCGTCATCGGCACCGAACAGATAGGTGCGGCGCTTACTTTCGAAATTCTTGCGCAATAGCGATCCCGCCTCGGCTCAGCTCGCCCATTAATTCACTCAAAATTGCCCTATTTCTCTGGGTTTTTTGCACTTGCGCGGGGCTATATTTCCTTGCGCTATTGTCAATCTCGCCTTTTTGCGTTCTGTGCGGACTTTCGGCATGAAGCCCCGCGTGCTGTGGATTTCGATGCTCGTGCTGTTCGGTGCTGCGCATGGTTGCGGCCGCCGCCAGGCACCGCCGTCGGACTCTGGCCCGCCGATCGTTGACGTCAGCCGGCCCGTGCAGCGCAAAGTTGTCGACTATATCGACTACACCGGACGAACCGACGCGGTGTACTCGGTCGATATCCGCCCGCGCGTCACTGGATATCTCACCAAGATGCCGTTCCGCGAAGGAAGCGACGTCAAAGAAGGGGAACTGCTCTTCGAGGTCGATCCGCGTCCCTATCAGGCGCAACTCGATCAGGCGCTCGGGCAGCTCGAATTGGCCAAGGCGCGGCTGAAGGTGGCGCAGGCGAATAATTCGCTGGCCAAGGAAACCGGCAAAACGCCCGGTGCCATCAGCGTCCAGGATGTGAACAAGTACGAAGCGGCCGAGGAAGAAGCCTTGGCCGACGTCGACGCCGCCAAGGCCAACGTCGAAGTCAATCGTTTGAATCGCGAGTTCTGCGAAGTCAAGTCGCCGATCGATGGGCAGGTCAGTCGTTATTACTTCACGCTCGGCAACCTGGTGAATCAGGATCAGACGCTGCTGACGACCGTCGTCTCGCTCGATCCGATCTATGCCTATTTCGACGTCGACGAGCGGACGCTATTGCGAATTCGCAACGCGATCAATGCCGGAAAGCTGCGCCCCCGCGGCCCCGGTGAAATTCCGATCATGATGGGCTTGCAGGGCGAGCCCGGCTATCCGCACGACGGCATCGTGAACTTCATCAACAACAAAATCGATCCGTACACCGGCACGATCACGCTGCGTGGGAAGTTCGATAATAAGGAACCGAAAAACGGCGTTCGGCTGCTTTCGCCGGGCTTGTTCGTCCGCGTCCGCATCCCCTTGGGCGAGCCACACGAAGCCCTGTTGGTCACCGACCGCGCCGTCGGTACCGATCAAGGCTTGAAATACCTCTACGTCGTCGATGCACAGAACAAGGTGCAGTACCGTCGGGTAACGCTGGGCCCGTTGGAAGACGACGGACTGCGCGTCATCGCCGATGGCTTGCAGGCGGATGATTGGGTTGCGATCAGCGGCCTGCAGCAAATTCGCCCGCTGATGGAAGTAAAACCGGAACAGATTTCGATGCCAATTCCGGTCGAGGAGGCGGCACAGTCGCAAGCCGCGGCCAACGGCATACCGGCGACGGCCAAGCCCGACGCGGCGAAACTCGACAAGCCCGCGGATGAAAAGAAAGCGCCGGAAAAAGAGGCTGCTGCACCCGAGAAGGGACCGCAAGCGAAGCCGGCGACTACTCCCGCCGCGCCGGCAGCCACTCCGGCCGCACCGGGTAAGGCTGCGGATTCCGCTCCGGCCTCGCAGGGCTCTACCCCGTAGGGCGGCCCGATGATATCGCGATTTTTCATCGATCGCCCCATCTTCGCGTCGGTGCTGTCGATCGTGATCACGCTTTCCGGCGCGATCGCGATGCTCTCGTTGCCGTTGTCACAGTACCCCGAGATCACGCCCCCTACGGTGCAAGTCTCGGTGACTTACCCCGGCGCGAGCGCGCAGGTCGTCGCCGATACTGTCGCCGCGCCGATCGAACAGCAGGTCAATGGCGTCGAGGGGATGCTCTACATGTCGAGCCAGTCGGGCAACGACGGCTCGTACAATCTGACCGTCACGTTCGACCTGGGGACCGATCTGAACACGGCGCTCGTGATGGTTCAGAACCGCGTCTCGCTGGCGATGCCGCAATTGCCCACCTCGGTGCAGCAAGAAGGGCTGACGATCAAGAAAAAGTCGCCGAACATTCTGCTGGCGGTCAGCTTCTACTCGCCCGACGGCCGCTACGACAATATCTACCTGAGCAACTTCGCCACGATCTACATCAAGGACGAATTGTTCCGGCTCGAAGGCGTGGCTGACATCAACTACCTGGGCGAGCGCGACTACAGCATCCGCGCGTGGCTTGACCCCGAGCTGCTGGCGTCGCGCAGTATCACGGCTGCCGAAGTGGCCCAGGCCATCAAGGGGCAGAATCAGGCAGTCTCGCCGGGCTCGTTCGGCCAGCAGCCCACACAATCCCCCACCGCGTTTCAGATGCCAATGGACGCGCTGGGGCGACTGACCAAGCCAGAACAGTTTGGCGACATCATTATCAAGACCTTCGACGGTGGACCCAACGGCGTTACGCCGCAGATCGTCCGCTTGAAGGACGTCGCACGCGTGGAACTGGGCGCGCAACAATACGACCAGAGCAGCATGCTCAATGGGCAGCCGTCGGTGGGTTTGGCGATCTACCAACTGCCGGGCACCAACGCCCTGGACGTAGCCGATCGTGTGAAGTCCAAAATGCGCGAGCTGAAATCGCGATTCCCTGACGGCGTCGACTACGAAATCGGTTACGACACCACGCCGTTCATCAGCGAATCGATCGAGGATGTGGTCCACACGCTGTTCGAAGCCGTTGTCTTGGTCGCGATCGTCGTGCTCTTGTTCTTGCAGAACTGGCGGGCCACGGTGATTCCGCTGGTAGCTGTGCCGGTGGCGATCGTTGGCACTTTCGCCGTGATGCAGGTGCTGGGCTTTAGCTTGAACAACATCTCACTGTTCGGGTTGGTGCTCGCCATTGGCATCGTGGTCGACGATGCGATCGTCGTGGTCGAGAACGTCGAGCGCTGGCTGGAAAAAGGCCTGGCCCCACGCGAAGCCGCCCGCCGCGCCATGGATGAGGTCACGAGCCCCGTGATCGCAGTGGCCGTGGTGTTGTGCGCGGTGTTTGTGCCGTGCGCTTTTATCAGCGGTATTCCTGGGCAGTTCTTTCGACAGTTCGCGGTGACGATCGCCGTATCGACCGTGATTTCCGCTTTCAATTCGCTGACGCTCAGCCCGGCCCTGGCGGCGTTGTTATTGCGCCCGCGTTCCGGCCCGAAGGATATCTTGTCGCGTCTGCTCGACTTTACGCTGGGGTGGCTGTTTCGCGCGTTCGATCACACGTTCAATTTCGCCACAGACATTTACGCCCGCATGGTCGGCTGGTTCCTGCGTCTGTCCGTGATTGTGCTGTTGGTTTACCTGGGGCTGCTGGTCGTTACCTACGGCCTGTTCGCAAAAATGCCAACGGGTTTCATCCCGCAACAGGATCAGGGCTGGCTGCTGGTAAACGTGCAGTTGCCCGATTCTTCGGCCGTGGGACGCACGCAGGACGTGATGCGCAAAGTGGACAAGCTGGCTCGGGCAACGCCCGGCGTCCGCGTGACGGTGGCCGTTTCGGGTCAGTCGGTGTTGCTCACGGCCAATAGCGCAAACTTCGGCTCGATGTTCGTCGTGCTCGATCCCTTCGACAAGCGTCGGTCGGAAGACTTGAAGGCCGACGCGATCATGTATCAATTACGCGAGACCTTCAAACGCGAGATTCCCGAAGCGATGGTCAGCGTGTTCGGCGCGCCACCGGTGCCTGGCATCGGTACGGCCAGCGGTTTTAAGCTGATGGTCGAGGACCGCGGTTCGCTGGGCTTGCCGTCGCTGCAAAAATACACCGACCAGTTGATCGAGGAATTATTGAAAACGCCCGGCCTGGTCGGTGTGTTCACGATGTTCCGCTCGAACACACCGCAGTTGTACATGGACATCGATCGCAGCAAGGTCCGCGCCATGGGCGTCACGATCCAGGATCTGGATGACACGCTGCAGATCTACATGGGATCGTTGTACGTCAACAACTTCAATGACTTCGGCCGCTCGTGGCAAGTCAACATCATGGCCGACGCCCAGTTTCGTAATCGCGAGCAGGACATCAATATTCTGAAAGTGCGCAACAATCAAGGCAACATGGCCCCCTTGAGCACGCTGGTCGATATGCGCGAAGTGAATGGGCCGATCATGGTCACGCGCTATAATCTTTATCCCGCGGCGCCCGTCAATGGTGTGATATTTCCTACGCTCAGCTCCGGCGAAGCGATCAAGATGATCGACTCGATGGCGGTCTCAGCGTTGCCCCGGTCGATGAAGACCGAATGGACTGAGCTGACGCTGATGCAAATCCGCGCCGGCAATACGGCGATGTACGTGTTTGGGCTGGCCGTGGTGTTCGTTTTCCTGGCGCTCTCGGCCTTGTATGAAAGTTGGTCGCTGCCGCTAGCCGTGATCCTGGTCGTGCCGATGTGCTTGCTGTCGTCGATCGTCGGCGTGGCAATGGCCCACATGGCGATCAATATCTTCGTGCAAATCGGCCTGGTGGTGCTCGTCGGCCTGGCGTGCAAAAACGCAATTCTGATCGTGGAATTCGCCAAGCAACTGCGCGATGAAGGGCAGCCGCTGCGCGAGGCCACGCGCGAGGCGTGCCGGCTGCGGCTGCGGCCGATCATGATGACGTCGTTCGCCTTCATCCTGGGCGTGGTGCCGTTGGTTGTAGCCCAAGGGGCGGGCGCCGAGATGCGGCAAGCACTGGGCACCGCCGTCTTCAGCGGGATGTTGGGCGTGACGCTGTTCGGAATCTTCTTTACGCCGGTATTCTTCCTGGTCATCGAAGGCCTGGGCGAAACGCCGTTTTTCTGCAGGCCTGCCGTGCAACGTTATGGCTCGGCCATGCTGGGCGGATTGGCCGGACTGATCGCCGGCGGATTGCTGTACATGGTCACCCACATCAGCCTGCCCGTGGCTCTGCTATTGGGTATCGTCTTGGGCGTGATCAGTACCACACTGGTCACGCGTCTGCGCCACGTGCCACGAACCGCGCATGGTCCTACCGCGTGCCCCGAGCCAACAGAAAAAGAGTAGTTACTGTGATCTCGCATTTTTTCATAGACCGGCCGATCTTCGCCTCGGTGTTGTCCATTGTGGCAACGCTCGCTGGCGCGATCGCGCTATTCGCCCTGCCCGTGGCGCAGTATCCGGACGTCACGCCCCCCACGGTCCTCGTGACGGCGCTCTATCCCGGAGCC is from Pirellulales bacterium and encodes:
- a CDS encoding multidrug efflux RND transporter permease subunit — its product is MISRFFIDRPIFASVLSIVITLSGAIAMLSLPLSQYPEITPPTVQVSVTYPGASAQVVADTVAAPIEQQVNGVEGMLYMSSQSGNDGSYNLTVTFDLGTDLNTALVMVQNRVSLAMPQLPTSVQQEGLTIKKKSPNILLAVSFYSPDGRYDNIYLSNFATIYIKDELFRLEGVADINYLGERDYSIRAWLDPELLASRSITAAEVAQAIKGQNQAVSPGSFGQQPTQSPTAFQMPMDALGRLTKPEQFGDIIIKTFDGGPNGVTPQIVRLKDVARVELGAQQYDQSSMLNGQPSVGLAIYQLPGTNALDVADRVKSKMRELKSRFPDGVDYEIGYDTTPFISESIEDVVHTLFEAVVLVAIVVLLFLQNWRATVIPLVAVPVAIVGTFAVMQVLGFSLNNISLFGLVLAIGIVVDDAIVVVENVERWLEKGLAPREAARRAMDEVTSPVIAVAVVLCAVFVPCAFISGIPGQFFRQFAVTIAVSTVISAFNSLTLSPALAALLLRPRSGPKDILSRLLDFTLGWLFRAFDHTFNFATDIYARMVGWFLRLSVIVLLVYLGLLVVTYGLFAKMPTGFIPQQDQGWLLVNVQLPDSSAVGRTQDVMRKVDKLARATPGVRVTVAVSGQSVLLTANSANFGSMFVVLDPFDKRRSEDLKADAIMYQLRETFKREIPEAMVSVFGAPPVPGIGTASGFKLMVEDRGSLGLPSLQKYTDQLIEELLKTPGLVGVFTMFRSNTPQLYMDIDRSKVRAMGVTIQDLDDTLQIYMGSLYVNNFNDFGRSWQVNIMADAQFRNREQDINILKVRNNQGNMAPLSTLVDMREVNGPIMVTRYNLYPAAPVNGVIFPTLSSGEAIKMIDSMAVSALPRSMKTEWTELTLMQIRAGNTAMYVFGLAVVFVFLALSALYESWSLPLAVILVVPMCLLSSIVGVAMAHMAINIFVQIGLVVLVGLACKNAILIVEFAKQLRDEGQPLREATREACRLRLRPIMMTSFAFILGVVPLVVAQGAGAEMRQALGTAVFSGMLGVTLFGIFFTPVFFLVIEGLGETPFFCRPAVQRYGSAMLGGLAGLIAGGLLYMVTHISLPVALLLGIVLGVISTTLVTRLRHVPRTAHGPTACPEPTEKE
- a CDS encoding efflux RND transporter periplasmic adaptor subunit gives rise to the protein MKPRVLWISMLVLFGAAHGCGRRQAPPSDSGPPIVDVSRPVQRKVVDYIDYTGRTDAVYSVDIRPRVTGYLTKMPFREGSDVKEGELLFEVDPRPYQAQLDQALGQLELAKARLKVAQANNSLAKETGKTPGAISVQDVNKYEAAEEEALADVDAAKANVEVNRLNREFCEVKSPIDGQVSRYYFTLGNLVNQDQTLLTTVVSLDPIYAYFDVDERTLLRIRNAINAGKLRPRGPGEIPIMMGLQGEPGYPHDGIVNFINNKIDPYTGTITLRGKFDNKEPKNGVRLLSPGLFVRVRIPLGEPHEALLVTDRAVGTDQGLKYLYVVDAQNKVQYRRVTLGPLEDDGLRVIADGLQADDWVAISGLQQIRPLMEVKPEQISMPIPVEEAAQSQAAANGIPATAKPDAAKLDKPADEKKAPEKEAAAPEKGPQAKPATTPAAPAATPAAPGKAADSAPASQGSTP